One Desulfobulbaceae bacterium DNA segment encodes these proteins:
- a CDS encoding 4Fe-4S dicluster domain-containing protein, whose translation MVKHKLSKIIINREWCKGCGICVHFCPTKVLELDVENRSSAIRPEDCICCLMCELRCPDLAIEVSTVEDKNNE comes from the coding sequence ATGGTCAAGCATAAGCTCAGTAAAATCATAATTAATCGGGAATGGTGCAAGGGATGTGGAATTTGTGTTCATTTTTGCCCCACAAAGGTCCTGGAGTTAGATGTGGAGAATAGATCATCTGCGATTCGTCCCGAGGATTGCATCTGTTGCCTGATGTGTGAGCTTCGCTGCCCAGATCTTGCCATTGAAGTGTCGACAGTAGAGGATAAAAATAATGAATAA